In a genomic window of Vigna angularis cultivar LongXiaoDou No.4 chromosome 6, ASM1680809v1, whole genome shotgun sequence:
- the LOC108341518 gene encoding PKS-NRPS hybrid synthetase cheA-like, with protein sequence MAFDLGFVVVIVRSDIATGVRGRKTYVKLGCERGGKYRKYKADAVASVYGTRKCECPFRLKGKPCSDGAGWVLKVMCGHHNHELAETLVGHPYAGRLNTSEKSLLVDMTKSKVTPANILLTLKQNNDRNVTTIKQIYNARHAYKRSLRGSRTELQQLMMLLDRDKYIHWSRYRLPLLEIVGMTSTGLTFSAAFAFLSTERQSNFTWALEKLKGLFLTSEGGPKVIVTDRDLALMNAISSVFPESYQMLCRFHILKNVKAKCKMLVHSTEVWEVLMDAWENVMDCADESLFAEYVNGFEYASRSWPLFFEYVNQNWIIPYSTYFVKFWTNKVMHLGNTTTNRAESAHWSLKKVLSNSMGDLCYCWDSIHNVIILQHNKIKASFESSLLLRSDYFKGYIYRELIGRVSRYALDLIAKELKIVQQIGLDSSKCGCVLRRTFGVPCACELARYDPRMIPIGEFHIMWRRLHFSNVELNETKPQLSIKDELKQVEERFNEVDIGGKVTIKQKLLEIVCPTLTSMVPPLHKVKTKGAQKSKVKRSERSTTRDPSYFEYVDAFHSTIESSSVRSKLQSKPKAMKKRRVPMIDQFHSTTHPFIVDVVDVVADGHCGYRCIAALLGLGEDSWPVVRNELYKELSGWRDEYASLVGGYDRLEELRSSLLVQSLSAANTSKWMTLPDIGYAIANRYNVILVCLSYSQNYTIFPLRSTPPSDITQHRLICIGHVHGCHFVQVKLQEGCPLPTVNIMSSTHCYPEARAWSSIYTSRMHAFEQLMDITTSYVDLGDS encoded by the exons ATGGCTTTTGatttaggatttgttgtggTAATAGTAAGATCTGACATAGCTACTGGTGTACGGGGAAGAAAAACGTATGTCAAGcttggatgtgaaagagggggAAAATATAGGAAATACAAAGCTGATGCAGTGGCTAGTGTATACGGCACTCGTAAATGTGAATGTCCGTTTAGATTAAAGGGTAAACCATGTTCAGATGGGGCCGGATGGGTGTTGAAGGTGATGTGTGGACATCACAACCATGAGTTGGCTGAAACTTTAGTGGGTCACCCTTATGCTGGCAGGTTAAATACGAGTGAGAAGTCATTACTGGTTGATATGACAAAGAGTAAAGTTAcacctgcaaatattttattaacactcaaacaaaataatgatcgaAATGTGACAACGATTAAACAAATCTACAACGCAAGGCATGCGTATAAACGATCATTAAGAGGGTCCAGAACTgaactacaacaacttatgatgttgttggatcgGGATAAGTACATTCACTGGAGTAG atatagaCTTCCGTTGCTTGAGATTGTGGGTATGACGTCTACAGGGTTAACCTTCTCAGCAGCATTTGCTTTCTTGTCTACTGAAAGGCAGAGTAATTTCACATGGGCTTTGGAAAAGctgaaaggtttatttttaacatctgaGGGTGGTCCTAAAGTTATTGTGACTGACCGAGACTTGGCTTTGATGAATGCCATATCAAGTGTATTCCCTGAGTCATATCAGATGTTATGTCGGTTCcacatccttaaaaatgttaaagctaaatgcaaaatgttagttCATTCTACTGAGGTTTGGGAAGTGTTGATGGATGCATGGGAAAATGTGATGGATTGTGCTGATGAAAGCTTGTTTGCTGAGTATGTGAATGGTTTTGAATACGCAAGCAGATCATGGCctttgttctttgaatatgttAATCAGAATTGGATTATTCCGTACAGCACATACTTTGTAAAGTTCTGGACGAACAAAGTAATGCATTTAGggaacacaaccacaaatag ggcTGAATCTGCTCATTGGAGCCTGAAGAAAGTTCTGAGCAATAGTATGGGTGATTTGTGTTATTGTTGGGATAGTATTCATAACGTCATTATCTtacaacacaacaagattaaggcgtcatttgaaagtagtttgttGCTCAGGAGTGACTATTTTAAAGGCTACATATATAGAGAACTTATTGGGCGTGTGTCTCGATATGCATTGGATCTCATTGCTaaggaattgaaaatagtgCAGCAGATAGGATTGGACTCCTCAAAGTGTGGATGCGTATTGAGACGTACATTTGGTGTCCCATGTGCATGTGAATTAGCACGATATGATCCTAGGATGATCCCTATAGGTGAATTTCATATCATGTGGCGAAGATTGCATTTctcaaatgttgaattaaatgaaactaaGCCTCAGTTATCCATTAAAGATGAGTTGAAACAAGTAGAAGAACGATTCAATGAGGTTGACATTGGCGGTAAAGTCACCATCAAGCAGAAGTTACTTGAAATTGTTTGTCCTACATTGACATCAATGGTCCCTCCATTACATAAAGTCAAGACAAAGGGTGCAcaaaaaagtaaagttaaaCGAAGTGAAAGGTCTACTACGCGGGATCCATCATATTTTGAGTATGTGGACGCCTTTCATTCAACCATAGAATCTTCATCTGTGAGAAGTAAATTACAATCAAAGCCAAAAGCAATGAAGAAAAGGAGAGTTCCAATGATAGACCAGTTTCATTCTACTACTCACCCCTTCATTGTGgacgttgttgatgttgtggctGATGGTCACTGTGGGTATAGATGCATTGCTGCGTTGTTGGGACTcggagaagattcatggccTGTTGTGAGGAATGAGTTGTACAAAGAACTGAGTGGATGGCGTGATGAATATGCAAGCCTAGTAGGAGGCTATGATAGACTAGAAGAACTGAGGTCCTCTTTGTTGGTGCAGTCACTGTCTGCG GCTAACACGAGCAAGTGGATGACATTACCAGACATTGGTTATGCAATTGCTAACCGATATAACGTTATCTTAGTGTGTTTGTCATACTCTCAAAATTATACTATCTTTCCACTACGTTCCACACCACCTTCTGATATCACTCAACATCGCTTAATTTGTATAGGACATGTTCATGGATGTCATTTTGTGCAG GTTAAGCTACAAGAAGGTTGTCCGTTGCCTACGGTAAATATCATGTCCTCAACCCACTGTTATCCTGAGGCACGAGCGTGGTCATCTATTTATACTAGTAGGATGCACGCATTTGAACAGTTGATGGACATAACAACATCTTATGTTGACTTAGGTGAttcatga
- the LOC128197484 gene encoding uncharacterized protein LOC128197484, translated as MYYGWIRIGDTLWRHFPERVLRQFGFQQDIPRSPTTVPDADVVAIDHMWLHFRAHVVSNVRHAASPSDCVDGYIQWFRRVSHPYIIVTADDARPALAPRQRPDVPREARPHRRSSPPSPSGALPRFRRMARMLQSLISCRHVTEGTVAHQVSVDLLQIANEGIDEYSTPRREQRHVRGRRSTSN; from the exons ATGTATTATGGATGGATTCGGATTGGTGACACCCTTTGGCGTCATTTTCCTGAACGTGTGCTGAGGCAATTTGGGTTTCAGCAAGACATTCCACGATCACCGACTACGGTtccagatgcagatgtagtggccATTGATCATATGTGGTTGCACTTCAGAGCTCACGTTGTGAGTAATGTCAGACATGCAGCATCCCCTTCTGACTGTGTTGATGGGTACATTCAGTGGTTCAGAAGGGTTTCGCATCCTTATATTATTGTTACTGCAGATGACGCGCGACCGGCTCTTGCACCTAGACAACGCCCCGATGTTCCACGGGAGGCACGACCCCATCGTAGATCGTCTCCACCTTCACCATCTGGCGCCCtg CCTAGATTTAGGCGAATGGCGAGAATGTTACAGTCCTTGATATCGTGTCGTCATGTCACCGAGGGTACTGTTGCACATCAGGTGTCAGTGGACCTGCTTCAGATTGCTAATGAAGGCATCGACGAATATTCCACGCCTAGGAGAGAGCAGAGGCATGTGCGTGGTAGACGGTCGACGTCTAATTGA